The following is a genomic window from Chloracidobacterium sp..
GACAAAAGTGTCGAAGATGATCAGGAAGCAGCTCTCGGTCTCCGCCGCATGATCGCGAACCGTAAGCCGCGATGTGCGTGCGGTCGCTTTCCAGTCGATATTTCGCGGGTCGTCGAACGGTAAATATTCCCGAAGGCCGAGCAACTCATTGCCGGAGCCGCGGGTTCTTGAACTTCGTTCGCCGTCAATGCGGTGAAGAGTAGCGGCCGGAGATTCGACGTCAACGATCGCCGGAAGCACAAAAAGCTCCTTTCCATCAGCGGCGAGCCTTCGACGATGTCGAAAGAATCCGAACGGAAATTGTGTCGTTACCTCAAAATCCCGTATGACGAAGCGGCCGCGGTGATCAAAGATCGTTTTGATGCGGGATTCGGCAGTGCATTTCGCCCGCACGAACTCAGCATAGCCGACGGTTCGGCGGACGATCGGCGGCTTGTCCACTCGCTTTAGGATGAATTTCGGCAGAAGCTCCCGCAGTTCGGGCGACAATGTTGAGTTCTCGCGGTCGGTGCCGCGGATATCGACCACGACCGAAAAGGCAGGCAGAAGGAGTTTATTATTCGTTACATCAACCTCGATCGGGGCAGCTTCGCGGGCATATATCGGGTCGGGAAAGCGAAACCTGACCGAAAGGCGCCGTACAGACAAATTTCCCGCTAAAAAACCGACCGCAACCGCAGCCAATAGGAACGAAAGGATCAGAAAGAGCAGGTTATTGCCCGTATTCCATGCCGAGAAACCGACAACAAGGATCAAAACGATCATCACGGCTCCGCCCGTCGTGAACTCGAACGGCAGATCCATCTGTGACGCTTCGCGGCGAGCATTGCGCACCATCGGAGGAACCACAAAGACGACGATCAGAAGCACGAGGACAAGTGAAATACCTGCGGAGATACCCGCTAAACGCAGGTCGCCGATACTGTGTGCATAAAGTGTCAGCGCGGCAAGGCCGAGGCCGCCGAAAACGATCAACGTTCCGATAGCGGCGCTGCGCAGCTCTCTCGGACTTATTTGGCGGACAAGGCGTAGCAGGCGGCTCATCGCTCTTTAGACGGGGACCGGCACTGAGTCGAGGATCTCGTTAAGAGCATCAGATGCCGAGCTGCCGCTGCGGCTGCCGACAACTATGCGGTGTGAAAAGCATGGTATGACCGAACGTTTGATGTCGTCGGCGATGCAATATGAACGGCCCTCGACCAACGCGAGAGCTTGTGCAACGCGGAAGAGTGCCAGCGAAGCACGCGGACTTGCCCCAAGCCGGATGCGCTCAGGCGAGCGCGTTTCCGCGACGATCTTCAACAGATAGTCAAGCAAAATGTCATCAACGCGAACTTCGGCTGCCAAGGCCTGAAGTTCGAGCACATCCTCACGGTGGATAACGGGCCGGACCGTCTCGATCGGGTCGCTCAATTCGCGATCTCGCAGAAGGGTTTTCTCATCATCGGCGTGCGGATAGCCGATATTCAGCCGCAGCATAAACCGGTCGAGCTGCGACTCCGGCAGCGGATACGTACCGTGATGCTCCGAAGGATTTTGCGTCGCTATAACAATGAACGGAGCCGGGAGCGGACGTGTAATGCCGTCCGCGGTGACCTGTTCCTCAGCCATTGCCTCCAGAAGTGCCGACTGCGCCTTTGGGGTTGCGCGGTTGATCTCATCGGCAAGAACGACGTTCGCGAAGATCGGCCCGGCGTTCCATTCAAATTCGCCCGTCTTCTGATTAAAGACCGAAAGGCCTGTAACATCTGACGGCAACAGGTCGGAAGTGAACTGAATACGTTTGAACGTAAGGCCAAGAGCCTTTGCCAAGGCATTAGCGAGCGTCGTCTTACCAATGCCCGGGACATCCTCGATAAGAAGATGGCCGCGGGCAAGCAATGCGACCATCGCAAGCTTAACCGCTTCGTGCTTGCCGCGGATCACACTTTCGACAGACTCTTGCAGCGCCGCGATCTTTTCGGCGGTATTCATTCCGCCGACAACCTCGACCTTTGCTGTATCGCTCTCACTCGCGAACCAATCGCGCATACCTGAATATAGTAACTGATTAGAGGCCGGAACCGCATCAAAAAATTGTGCGGCGATCAAGCGCAATTGAATTTGCGCCCAAAAGAACGTAAGATTTTGGAACAAAGAACGCGGTCGGCCGTGTTAGATTCGAGATGGGGCGAACGCGAGAATTATGAGATCATTTGGGCGAAAGTTTCGTGGGCAACAGGGGTTTAACCTTATCGAGTTAATGATCGTCATAGCGATCATCGGGCTTTTGATCGCCGTCGGCGGTTGGGGTTGGTCGTCAATGATGCGTTCGGGCAATGAGACCGCAGCCGCTCAGACGCTCGACAAGATACGCGTCCTGCAGGCACAATACGGTTCGAAGAACCGCGGAAAATTCGGCACATTCGATGAGCTTATCCAGATGGTCGGTATGGACGAGGCGTTCAAGGGCGAGCGGCCCGTAGTGAACGGCTACATTTACACAATGACGGTCGAACAGCAGACGCAAAGCAAGCCTGCGTTCTATTCGGTAAACGCCGACCCGCAGGTGTCGCAGGGTGTTTCCGCAACGGGAAATATTCATTTTTATACCGATTCGTCGATCGGCACGATCCGGCGTACGGATGAGGATCGGCCTGCGAAGGCGGACGATCCGTCGCTCTAAACGGAGCAGTTTCCGCCGTCTTAGCTCAGCGGTAGAGCACTCGCTTCACACGCGATAGGTCAGAAGTTCAAATCTTCTAGACGGCACCATTTTCAAGAACGGCTTGTGAGCTGGAATTTGCCCGCAAGCCGTTCTTTTTATTGTCGAATTTCCGCCGAGGAGAACATCTGTTATCCGCGCTGCTCGCTCCTAGGCCTTCTGTGCGACGATCGCGACAGAGTTTATCTTTGAATCGTACTTGCGGAACACCTTACGCATTGCCATGATGCGCTTTCTTGCTTTTGGATGCGTGAGGACATTGAACGCGATCTTCAATGATCTGAAAAAGCCCTCGTCATCAATAACGCGTTTCGGTTCGAGCAAATGCATCGGGTTCGAGATGATCTTTACTACTTTAAACCCTTCGTTTTCGAGCAGTGCCTTCCATTCATTCTCGGTAAGCGGCCGCGCGTTGACCTTGATGACTTGAGCCAATTCTCTTTGTATCTCGCTTTTCGTGTCATCGTCGATGTTGTTCGGAACCAGTCCCAGCTCGTGTATGCCGTACAGCCCGCCTTTCTTTAGGATCCGATGTGCTTCGCGGATGATCTCGGACTTGCGATGGTCCGCATGCATGGTCAGCATGGCTTCGCCATAGACCTTGTCCTTTGAGTCTTCGGGCAGCCCCGTCTCGGCAGCGTTCCCGAGGACGAACTCGCGATTCGGTTTGTCGAGCTTTTCTTTCAAACGCTCGATCACATCCTGATCCGCATCGACGCCGACATAGGTGTGCGGATGGTGCTCGAGGGCAAGTCCCGCCGTAAAACCCATGCCCGGTGCGAATTCGACAATGTCATCCTTCGGGGTGATATCCAGCGAGTTTATTAGTGCGGTCGTCAGCTCTTTGCCGCCCGGCCGCAGCACCCTTTTGCCCATGCGGGCCAGTATCCAATGTCCTTGTTTTATTTCATCGCTTTTCTTGAACATAACAACCTCAAGATCAGTTTACACCTTTCGGCCAGGTGATCTCCAAGCGCGCCGCGATCGGCGCCGTCGGTTGAAAAGGGTTCAATGCTGATATTCAGGGCAGCGGCGACGGATCAGGTGAGGTCGCTTTCTTTCCAGATTACGATGCTGTAACCGGGTTTCTTAGGCGGCGTTGGCTGAGGTGTCGGTGTAGGCTTTTTGCCGGGATCGACAACAGGCGGATTCTTCGGCGGCCTGTCAGGGCCTTGGCTTTGAGCCGAGGCAACTATCGAAAGTCCTGTCAGAATGATCGCAAAAAGAATGAATTGTCTAAAAACTCTCATCATTTCTTCACTTTCCTCCGTTTTAACGACGCCTTAGGGGAAAGAGGAAAGCGCGTCCGCCGTTTTCGTAGCAAACGGGGTGCCACGTTCGCTTTTGGCTATTTATATGCAAAAAACCTATGTTATTCGGCGATCTTTACGCACTCACGGCATTTGAAACCGACAATTTCGGCTATCAAGATCGAATTTTATACGAAAACGTGGAATTCTCAAGACTCAATTCCCAATGCAAAATGGCATAATCTACAATTATGAGCTCCGGGTTCCATAAATTACTTGCTTTTCTGTCCCTGTTGGCCACCATCGGCCTGATCGTAGTCGGCACACTTGCCATGCGGGGTTTTGTGAATGACGCCTCGACAGTTGAGGTGCTTTCGCAGCATCCTTCGATCCTGACACCGGCGGCCTTTACCTTTTCAATGTGGACGAGCGTCTTTGGCGTACTCCTGATCTTTGGTATCTATCAGGTGCTTCCGTCCAAGGCCGAGGATGCGGCGGCGGTGCGTCCGGGATATTTTCTTGCATGCATCGCTAACATCGCATGGTTCGTATGTTGGAGTTTTTCACAGATGGCTCCCGCCTTTGTGTTCATCTGCTTGACGGGCCTCGCCTTGTTCTTGGTTCATAGAAAGCTCGACCGAACCGGCACATTCATCAACGCACTTTTTGTAAAAGGCCCGCTTGGCCTGTATTTCGGATGGGTAACGGCAATGTTCCTGATCAACGCCGCGATCGTGCTTCAGTCCCTGCTTGGCGAGATGTCTGTCGCTGCGTGGAGCACGATCGGCTGTTTGATGCTCGTAATGGCGATAGCTGCTGTTTTTGCGGTGCGTGTCAGATGGCGCAATTTCATTTATCCGATCGGCCTTGCGTGGGCAGCGATGGGGATCGGGATCGGACAGACGGGCAAGATCGCGGTCATAATGGCGTCCGCATTGACCATCGCAGCATGCTTGTTGATTGCTGCAAGCATCGTTGTTGACCTGAAGGGCTTTGGCGATGAGTAGCGGGCTTATTTGCCTTTCGATCGCTTGTCCTACCGCAGAAGCGGCGCTTAGTGCGGCTCTCGGCCGAAATGCCGATCTCGTAGAGATACGTTTTGATGCGATGAGTGCCGCAGAGCGTGATGCATTATGTGAACGTCTGTCCACTCATCCGGAGCTTAAGGTCATTGCGACCTTTCGTCCGCAGGAGCAAGGCGGCCATCAGAACCTCTCGATCGAAGAAAGACTTCGATTTTGGCGGCGATCCGGCCCGCAGTTCGCAATGTGCGACATCGAAGAAGATATTTTTGATACCGTCAGTGTTCTGCCGCATCGGATCTTGTCGCATCATGAATTCAACCGGATTCCGGCCGGAGTTGAACACACTTTTCGGCGCTTAGCAGCCAAAGATCCGGATATGGTCAAGCTCGCGGTAAAGGCCGACGACGCGGTGGATGCCGTTGCCGTGTGGCGACTGCTCGGCACCGATACAAAAGCGGTCGTGATCGCTATGGGTGATGGCGGAAAGTGGACGCGCATTCTCGGCCCTGCTTACGGTGCAGAATGGACGTATGCCGCGTCGGGAAACGGCACTGCGACGGCTGAGGGACAGGTTACCATCGACGATCTGACAGATGTCTATCGCGTGAAGGAACTCAGCCGCGATACAACGATCCTCGGCATCATCGGCGACCCTGTATCGCGTTCTTACTCACCTTATATCCATAACCCTGCGCTGCATTCAAAGGGCATTGACGCGGTTTTTATTCCGTTTCTGGTTAAGGGTGCGGGCGAGTTTTTGAAGGAGATGGTTCGTCCCGAAACGAGCAAGTCCGGTCTTCGCTTTGGCGGGCTTTCAGTAACGATGCCGCACAAACAAGCCATCATCCCGTTCCTTGACGGCCTTGAGCCCGAAGCCAAGACGATCGGCGCGGTAAATACCGTCGAGGTTCGCAACGGAAGGCTGATCGGCCACAATACGGACGCTTATGGTTTTATCACACCGTTGAAACAGAAGCTCGGCGGCTTGTCAGGAATGCGTGCGGCGGTTTTTGGCTGCGGCGGCGCGGCGCGTGCCGTTGTCTATGCCCTTCGCCGCGAAGGCGTTGAGGTCAAGGTCTTTGCCCGCGATCCGGAAAAGGCCGCTGCGTTGGCAGCGGAATTCACAAGTTCGTACGGAGATATCGAGGAGGGCCGCCGTTCTGCTCGTGAATACGATGTTGTGGTAAATGCGACGCCGATCGGAATGCATAACAACACGGCCGCGGGATTGCTTTCGGCGGATGATATTCGGGGCATCAAACTTGCGTTCGATCTTGTAACAAAACCGACGGACACGCCGCTGATCGCTGAGGCGAAGAAGGCGGATGTTGCACACATTGGCGGAGCCGAGATGCTTTTGGCTCAGGGCGTAAAGCAGTTCGAGATATGGACGGGCATAGATGCCCCGGCCGATGTGATGGAAGCCGGGCTCAAGGATCGAATGGCATTGTTATGAAGCTGACGAGCGGATAATGTCAGCAAGTGTCGGAAAATGATGAACGAACGATATGGTCGGCAAATGCTATTTAGGGCGATCGGGGCCGAAGGGCAGGAAAGGCTTTCGCAGGCACGCGTGCTGTTGATCGGGTGCGGAGCACTCGGCGCCTCACACGCGGAGTCGCTTGCAAGAGCCGGTGTGGGCACGCTTCGCATCGTTGATCGCGATTTTGTCGAATTGACCAACCTCCAGCGGCAAGTGCTTTTTGATGAGTGCGATGCGGCGGATCGTGTGCCGAAGGCAGTAGCCGCCAAAGAAAGGATCGCGAGGATCAACAGCAGCGTCAGCGTCGAGGCAATAGTTGCCGATATAAATAATTCCAATATCGGATCATTGCTCGATGAAGTTGACGTTGTCATCGACGGCAGTGATAACTTTCAGGTGCGCTACCTCGTCAATGATGCCTGCGTAAAGTATGACGTACCGTGGATCTACGGAGCGGCCGTCTCGTCGTACGGTACGACGATGACGATACGTCCGCATAAGACGCCTTGTTTGCGATGCGTGTTCCCGGAGATGCCCGACGCAGGAACATCGCCGACCTGCGATACGGCGGGCGTTTTAATGCCGATCGTTACGACGATCTCGGCTATAGAAACAACAGAGGCGATCAAACTGCTTATCGGCGATCTTGACGCACTGCACGGTTCGCTGATGCAGATCGATATTTGGGCTAACGAGCGGCACAATATCCGGCTGGGCCTGCCGGATGCGGACTGCAAATGCTGCTGCGGCGGCATATATGAATTTCTCGATGCCGGGGAAGGCGAGTTCGCCGATGTACTTTGCGGGCGAAACGCAGTGCAACTCGCTCCAAGAGCGGCTGCGGGTTTTGATCTCGAGGCTCTTGCCGAGCGGCTTCAGTTCTCAACGGCTGTTACGTTGAACGGCTATTTGCTTCGCTTTACAAGCGGCGGCAACGAGATCACCGTCTTTCGCGATGGCAGGGCTATTGTCTCGGGAACTGACGACATCACGGCGGCACGTACGCTCTACGACCGATTCATTGGTACATAGCCGCTAAAAGTGCGACAATGCAATTGTGAGGTTTACGTATCGTCGTTACGTAAGGAACGATAGATGGGACGCAGACCAAAAGTTGTGATCGTCGGCGGAGGCTTTGGCGGGCTGTGGGCAGCCAAAACGCTCACGAATAAGCCTGTTGATGTTACGCTGATCGATCGAAAGAATCACCACGTTTTCCAACCCCTTCTGTATCAAGTTGCGACCGCGGTGTTGTCTCCCGGTGAGATTGCCCAGCCGATAAGGCGTATCCTTGCAAAAGCACGAAATATCGAGGTGATACTCGGCGAAGCAGTGGATGTTGACGCCGCTGCAAAAACAGTCGTCCTTGCCGATGATACCCGCGTCACGTATGACCGTCTGATCGTCGCGGCCGGTGCGCGGCATGCGTATTTCGGCCACGACGAATGGGAGGAATTCGCTCCGGGCCTCAAAACGATCGAGGATGCGGTAGAGATCCGCCGAAGAGTGCTTCTTGCTTTCGAACTTGCTGAGCGTGATGCGTATCTGACAGGCCGTCAGCGGCAATTGAACTTCATCATCGTCGGCGGCGGCCCGACCGGCGTCGAACTTGCCGGGGCGATCGCCGATATCGCACGGCAGGCACTTGCGAAGGACTTCAGAGCGATCGACACACGCACGGCACACGTTACGCTTTTTGAAGGATCGGGCCATGTACTCGGCACCTTCGGCAAGGAACTTGCGGCCAGTGCCAAGCGTCAGCTCGAACAGATCGGTGTCGAGGTAAAGCTGAACAGCTTTGTTACGGAGATAGAGCCGGGCCGCGTTAAGGTCGGCGAGGATTGGATCGACTACGATGTCGTGCTTTGGGCTACAGGCGTTGCCGCGTCGCCGCTTGGGCGGATGCTCGGTGTTGAGACAGATAAGGCCGGCCGCGTTCACGTCAAGCCTGACCTTTCGCTCAAGGGTCATCCTGATATTTTTGTTATAGGCGATATGGCGGCACTGCTTCAAGCGAACGGCGAGCCTGTTCCGGGCGTTTCGCCTGCTGCAATGCAGATGGGAAGATCGGCTGCTCGGAACATCCTGGCGGAGGCAAAAGGAAAACCTCGAAAGGATTTTGAATATTGGGACAAGGGAACCATGGCCACGATCGGCCGCAGCAAGGCGATCGCCAAAGCTTTCGGCATGAAGTTCAAGGGGTTCATCGCGTGGCTGATGTGGCTTTTCCTCCATGTTTTCTTTCTCATCGGATTTCGCAATCGTCTGTCGGTGATGTTCGCGTGGTTCTGGGCATATTTGACCCGTGAGCGGAGCGCTCGCCTCATCACCGGTGATGCAGAGGAACTTTCGGAAGGCCCCGGAAAGACTCGAAAAGATGCTGTCAAGACTGCCCGGACGTCCGCGTAGGATGTCATATACGCTAAGACATTTGCTATCATGGTTCGAATCGGTTCGCAGCGACGTGATATGCAGATCAAACACCTAATTTCAATACCCTTCATAACACTGTTCTTATCCATTTTGACGCTTGCCGGCGGACCGCAGGTCTGGTCCGTGAATTCGCGCGAGCAAATGCTCAAAGGCGATGCCCGCGGCATCAGTATCGATCAAAACGGCAGCATCGCCCTCTCGCCGAAGCTGGTTGAGGTTTTTAGAACGGGTCAGCCTTATATCTGGTCGAGCGCGGTCGATGCGGCAGGCAACACGTACCTGGGGACAGGCAGCGGCGGTAAGATCTTCAAAGTGAGCGCGAACGGATCCGCCGCCGAATTTGCCGATCTTACCGAAATGAACGTAACCGCCATAGTGATCGGCCGCAGCGGGGAGATCTTTGCCGCGACATCGCCCGACGGCAAGGTTTATCGGATAGACGCTGTCGGAAAGGCCGAAATTTACTTTGAGCCCGGAGAAAAATACATTTGGGCACTTACGGTCCTGCCTGATGGTTTGGCGGTCGCCACGGGCGATAACGGCAAGATATTCAAGGTCAAGGCCGCAGGGGCAGCGCCTGACGCGTCTTTGCTTTACGACACGACAGAGACACACATAATAACGCTCGCTGCGGACAAACAGGGAACTCTGTACGCAGGCACGGATCCCGGCGGCATCGTGATGCGATTCGGGCCGGATGGTAAGCCTTTCGGAATGCTTGATTCACCTCTGCGTGAGATACATGACCTTGCAGTTGCTGCTGACGGTTCGGTTTATGCCCTTGCTCTCAGCGAGTCGGTCTCAAGTGCCAAGCCGGATGCCGCAAAGTCCGATACGGCGTCAAGCAAGCCTGTTTCGATCGAGAAAAAACCACCGGTCGAGGCTCCGGCAAAGAGCCTGTACGACCTAAAAGATGCAAAGAGTGCCGTATATCGGATCTATCCGGATGGCGGCAGCGATCTGCTTTGGGCATCACCCACGGTCGTAGGTTTCTCAATATGCAAGGCCGCAGACGGAGACGGCGTGTTTATCGGCACCTCGGACAAAGGCCGCATTTACACCGTAACGAACAGCGGCAGGGAGATCCTTACACTACAATCAGATGCAGGCCAGATCTCGACCATAAAAAGCGACGGACGCGGGTTCATTGCGACGTCAAGCAATCAGGGTTCACTATATCGCATCGGCCCAGACACGGTTGCCGAAGGAACATATTCGTCATCGGTTCTGGATGCAAAGGCGGGAGCGAATTGGGGGCGCATCTGGTGGCGTTCGACCGGTAAAGTCTCGCTTCAAACACGTGCCGGTAATACTGAAACGCCCGACGAGACATGGAGCAGTTGGAGTTTCGCCCTGACCGATGCAAAAGGCGGAGCGATCGCTAGCCCGAAGGCTCGTTATCTTCAGTGGCGTGCGGTATTGAGGCCGGCGTTAGCCAATTCTTCCGAGCGAACGTCCCTCGCAGAGGTCAGCGTTGCTTTCACGCCGCGCAATCTGGCACCGGAGGTTCGATCGCTGAGTATCCTGCCGACCAATATTGGCCTCGCTGAGAACCCAAAGCCGCAGATCGATCCGAATATTGCACTTTCCGGTATGGACCCTATAGATTTCGGCCTGCCGAAGGCAGTGGTGCCGCCGCGCCGTATCTACCAGCGAGGTGCTGTGGCTCTGCAATGGACGGCAGACGACAGGAACGGCGATGAGCTGACCTACGATGTTTATTATCGCGAGATCGGCGGCGGAGAATTCCGTTTGTTGAAAAGCGGCCTGACCGAACCGTTCTTCACGATCGACGGCCAATCGCTGGCTGACGGGCGTTATATCTTTCGCGTCGTTGCAAGTGATGCCGCGTCAAATCCGATCCCGCTGGCTCTTACGGGCGAGCGGCTGAGTGAACCTGTTGATATCGATAACACACCGCCCATCGTAACGCCTGTTGGTCAGCCTCAGATCATCGGCAGCAAGGCACAGATGGTATTTGAGGCGGCGGACGCAGCAAGCTACATAACACGCGCCGAGTACAGCGTTAACGGCGGCGAATGGCACGAGGTTTACGCTGATGACGGCGTAGCCGACAGCCCTCGTGAACGGTTCACTGTCGAAGTGCTGCTGCCGGCAAGCGGAGAATATACCGTTACGCTTCGAGCTTTCGATGTGAACTCGAATTCGGGAAATGCGCGGCAATCAGTAAAGCGATAGCTTCGGCTCAGTCTTTAGGAAGCTGTATCGTCCTTTCTTCTCCGGAAAGATGCCGAGTGGTGTTATCAGTAACCGACGGAGGCACGAGATCGCCGGTCTTGTAGCGGTATTCGACGCTTGCCGGTTCCGTTTGCTGTGGCGGCAATGCCTGATCGGCCGGTCGGCCCGCGATCTGCGGTGCATTGCCCGCCGCGATCGGCATTCCTCGTTCCGAACGCCGTAATTGCAGATACTGCGCGACGCCGCTTCCGAGAGAACCGAAGGCAGGGATCAGCATCCAGAACCACCAGCCCCTTCCTGTTTGTGAAAAAGCAAGGGCGATCGCGACCGCCAAGAACGCAAGGCCGGTAAAGATCTTAGTAACGGCGCTTTCGAGATAGATCGGCTTTCCCTTTTTATTTAGCGGGTGCACATAGCTCGCGGCTCCGACAAGGGCGCCCGACACATTGTCGAGGTTGGTGCCGCACTTACGGCAGAATTTTACGCCGTCAAGATTCTGTTGTCCGCAATTCGGGCAAAACATACCGATATCACTCCTTTCTGCGCTGTCGCATTGCCTCAAACAGTATAACGCCCGCAGCGACGGAAACGTTCAGCGAATCTATTTTTCCATACATAGGAATTTTAACCAAGACATCGCAGTTTTCCGCGACAAGCCGGTGCAGGCCGCGGCCTTCATTTCCGAGGATCAGAGCGGACGGCGAGCGCCAATCCCATTCTGTGTAGCTCATCTCGGCGTCGGCGCTTGCCCCGACGGCCCAGATGCCTGCCGCCTTCAGGTCTTCGATGAGCCTGTTCAGGTTGCCTGCTCTTGCGATCTTAACGTACTCGAGAGCTCCCGCAGATGATTTAGAGACGATATCGGTCAAACCGGCCGCACGGCGTTCGGGAATAATTACGCCGTTGGCCCCCGCACATTCTGCGACGCGAACGGCCGCGCCAAGGTTTCGCGGGTCCTCAACACCATCAAGCACAAGAATGAGAGCCGGTTCGCGGGCATTGATAACGGCGTCGATCTCAGAATATTCCGCTGAAGCAACGACCGCATAAACACCTTGGTGGTTCTTCGCTGCGGGGAAGCGGTCTTTCTTTGCATATTCCCAAGCGATCGAAAGCTCGCGGC
Proteins encoded in this region:
- a CDS encoding DUF58 domain-containing protein, which codes for MSRLLRLVRQISPRELRSAAIGTLIVFGGLGLAALTLYAHSIGDLRLAGISAGISLVLVLLIVVFVVPPMVRNARREASQMDLPFEFTTGGAVMIVLILVVGFSAWNTGNNLLFLILSFLLAAVAVGFLAGNLSVRRLSVRFRFPDPIYAREAAPIEVDVTNNKLLLPAFSVVVDIRGTDRENSTLSPELRELLPKFILKRVDKPPIVRRTVGYAEFVRAKCTAESRIKTIFDHRGRFVIRDFEVTTQFPFGFFRHRRRLAADGKELFVLPAIVDVESPAATLHRIDGERSSRTRGSGNELLGLREYLPFDDPRNIDWKATARTSRLTVRDHAAETESCFLIIFDTFVQDSDADRFEKGVELTASLISELRHTADEIQLLTAGQEGTATPAIGWKNALRRLAVIGSAANKYELNTAIERIEVTPGVTDVLLITSRHERDPIIEGNARLMIVKF
- a CDS encoding MoxR family ATPase; translation: MNTAEKIAALQESVESVIRGKHEAVKLAMVALLARGHLLIEDVPGIGKTTLANALAKALGLTFKRIQFTSDLLPSDVTGLSVFNQKTGEFEWNAGPIFANVVLADEINRATPKAQSALLEAMAEEQVTADGITRPLPAPFIVIATQNPSEHHGTYPLPESQLDRFMLRLNIGYPHADDEKTLLRDRELSDPIETVRPVIHREDVLELQALAAEVRVDDILLDYLLKIVAETRSPERIRLGASPRASLALFRVAQALALVEGRSYCIADDIKRSVIPCFSHRIVVGSRSGSSASDALNEILDSVPVPV
- a CDS encoding prepilin-type N-terminal cleavage/methylation domain-containing protein: MRSFGRKFRGQQGFNLIELMIVIAIIGLLIAVGGWGWSSMMRSGNETAAAQTLDKIRVLQAQYGSKNRGKFGTFDELIQMVGMDEAFKGERPVVNGYIYTMTVEQQTQSKPAFYSVNADPQVSQGVSATGNIHFYTDSSIGTIRRTDEDRPAKADDPSL
- a CDS encoding methyltransferase domain-containing protein, with the protein product MFKKSDEIKQGHWILARMGKRVLRPGGKELTTALINSLDITPKDDIVEFAPGMGFTAGLALEHHPHTYVGVDADQDVIERLKEKLDKPNREFVLGNAAETGLPEDSKDKVYGEAMLTMHADHRKSEIIREAHRILKKGGLYGIHELGLVPNNIDDDTKSEIQRELAQVIKVNARPLTENEWKALLENEGFKVVKIISNPMHLLEPKRVIDDEGFFRSLKIAFNVLTHPKARKRIMAMRKVFRKYDSKINSVAIVAQKA
- the aroE gene encoding shikimate dehydrogenase translates to MSSGLICLSIACPTAEAALSAALGRNADLVEIRFDAMSAAERDALCERLSTHPELKVIATFRPQEQGGHQNLSIEERLRFWRRSGPQFAMCDIEEDIFDTVSVLPHRILSHHEFNRIPAGVEHTFRRLAAKDPDMVKLAVKADDAVDAVAVWRLLGTDTKAVVIAMGDGGKWTRILGPAYGAEWTYAASGNGTATAEGQVTIDDLTDVYRVKELSRDTTILGIIGDPVSRSYSPYIHNPALHSKGIDAVFIPFLVKGAGEFLKEMVRPETSKSGLRFGGLSVTMPHKQAIIPFLDGLEPEAKTIGAVNTVEVRNGRLIGHNTDAYGFITPLKQKLGGLSGMRAAVFGCGGAARAVVYALRREGVEVKVFARDPEKAAALAAEFTSSYGDIEEGRRSAREYDVVVNATPIGMHNNTAAGLLSADDIRGIKLAFDLVTKPTDTPLIAEAKKADVAHIGGAEMLLAQGVKQFEIWTGIDAPADVMEAGLKDRMALL
- a CDS encoding ThiF family adenylyltransferase; translated protein: MNERYGRQMLFRAIGAEGQERLSQARVLLIGCGALGASHAESLARAGVGTLRIVDRDFVELTNLQRQVLFDECDAADRVPKAVAAKERIARINSSVSVEAIVADINNSNIGSLLDEVDVVIDGSDNFQVRYLVNDACVKYDVPWIYGAAVSSYGTTMTIRPHKTPCLRCVFPEMPDAGTSPTCDTAGVLMPIVTTISAIETTEAIKLLIGDLDALHGSLMQIDIWANERHNIRLGLPDADCKCCCGGIYEFLDAGEGEFADVLCGRNAVQLAPRAAAGFDLEALAERLQFSTAVTLNGYLLRFTSGGNEITVFRDGRAIVSGTDDITAARTLYDRFIGT
- a CDS encoding NAD(P)/FAD-dependent oxidoreductase, which gives rise to MGRRPKVVIVGGGFGGLWAAKTLTNKPVDVTLIDRKNHHVFQPLLYQVATAVLSPGEIAQPIRRILAKARNIEVILGEAVDVDAAAKTVVLADDTRVTYDRLIVAAGARHAYFGHDEWEEFAPGLKTIEDAVEIRRRVLLAFELAERDAYLTGRQRQLNFIIVGGGPTGVELAGAIADIARQALAKDFRAIDTRTAHVTLFEGSGHVLGTFGKELAASAKRQLEQIGVEVKLNSFVTEIEPGRVKVGEDWIDYDVVLWATGVAASPLGRMLGVETDKAGRVHVKPDLSLKGHPDIFVIGDMAALLQANGEPVPGVSPAAMQMGRSAARNILAEAKGKPRKDFEYWDKGTMATIGRSKAIAKAFGMKFKGFIAWLMWLFLHVFFLIGFRNRLSVMFAWFWAYLTRERSARLITGDAEELSEGPGKTRKDAVKTARTSA
- a CDS encoding zinc-ribbon domain-containing protein → MFCPNCGQQNLDGVKFCRKCGTNLDNVSGALVGAASYVHPLNKKGKPIYLESAVTKIFTGLAFLAVAIALAFSQTGRGWWFWMLIPAFGSLGSGVAQYLQLRRSERGMPIAAGNAPQIAGRPADQALPPQQTEPASVEYRYKTGDLVPPSVTDNTTRHLSGEERTIQLPKD
- the rlmB gene encoding 23S rRNA (guanosine(2251)-2'-O)-methyltransferase RlmB; protein product: MKQRKPVDNRRSRHQKQEPHGIALRNESSGDNRIFGVLPVLEVLRAGSRRVEKVVFAEGVRESRLGDVMDRCRELSIAWEYAKKDRFPAAKNHQGVYAVVASAEYSEIDAVINAREPALILVLDGVEDPRNLGAAVRVAECAGANGVIIPERRAAGLTDIVSKSSAGALEYVKIARAGNLNRLIEDLKAAGIWAVGASADAEMSYTEWDWRSPSALILGNEGRGLHRLVAENCDVLVKIPMYGKIDSLNVSVAAGVILFEAMRQRRKE